GCGGGCGGTCAGATGCGGAAAGAGGGCGAACTCCTGAAAGACGACCCCGACACCGCGTTCTTCCGGCGGAACGAATCGGCCGTTGCCCGCGACATCGTCGTCTCGGAGTCTGATCCGACCGTCGTTCGGTTTCTCGAGCCCGGCGATCAGACGCAACGTCGTCGTCTTGCCACAGCCCGAGGGGCCGAGTAACGTGAGAATCTCGCCGTCACAGACGGACAGCGAGAGGTCGGGGATGACCTCTTCGGTGCCGTATCGTTTGGCGACGCTCTCGAGTTTGAGTACCACGTTCTCCGCGTCTTGCTCCGATGGTTGTTCCTCGGCCGCCGTCGTGAGTAGTTGTCCGTTCCCCATCGATCGACCCTCCGGCGTCTGCCGGCGTTCGTTTGATTTAGGCGTCCCTAAAACACTTATAGCTACCGGTCGGTTCCAGCGGAGTAAGAAGATCGATGACCGAGCGGGTGCAGTCGATGATCAGGCGGATGCGGTCGATGGTCGAGCGGTGGACGAACGCGGCCTACAGTTCGACGCCGCTCGGGATCAGGCTGTGTTGACGAAGGAGGTTCCCTTCGTCGTCGTAGACCAAAAACGTCCCTTTGTCGTAGGTAACGAAGTGGTCGCCGTCGAGCGTTATTTCGACTTCGTAGCGGCCCTCGTCCTCGGTAGCGTCCTCGCCGTAGCCGCGGGCGGCCCGAATAAAGGTGAGGACGTCGTCGGCCGCCTCGTTGAGTTCGAGGATGAACTCGCCGGTGACCCGGTTCGTGACGCTGACGACACCCGCGGCGTCGCTGCCTAGCGGTTCCTGGAGTCGAAGCGCGACATCCGTTTCGCTCGCCTCGAGAACGTCTCCGTCGGAGCCGGTAAGGCGCTCGCGGAGCATCGTCGCCGGGCCGGTAAAGTTGATCGATACCGAGGGTTTGCTCGGTTCGCCATCGGTCTCGACCCAGTCGACATTGCTGACATCTAGTGTGAAATGCTCGCGCCTCATTCCGTACCCGAGGGTTCGCACTCACACCGTATCAACGTAACGCACCCCGCGTCCGGGTTCGTCCAATTCGCATACCAGTTCGTGGCTGACCGTTCGGCCATCTCACTTATGACGGTTCGCGCCCGACTTGCCAGAGACCCGCCGCTCTGCGAGTCGACCGTCCACGCAGCCGCCGAACGCTGCATCGCTTGCGGGGCAACTCCACAGATGGTCGATCAGACCGACCCAGCCGCGATCGACCGCACAGATTCCGACGGCTCTCGCGCGGGACTCGCCCTCGCCGAGGAGGTCACCCCGCGTGGCTCCGCCTTCACCGTCCGCAAGTACACCCCGGCGAGCCGTTCACACCCGACGATCTGCTCGAGTACGGCACGTCCAGCGTCGAGCAGATGGTCTACCACTGGCTGGCGATTGAGCACAACAAGAGGTCCTCTTCGCGATCGTGGTCTGTGTCTGTTGCGAACGCTTTTTGCACGTTCCCCGTGGAGAGCCGACGATGGCCGACCAGCAGGATCGACCCGACGCTTGCGACGTGGACCGACGGGTCGCCGTCCGCGACACTTACGACCGGATCGCCACGCACTTCGCCTCGACCAGGGAGTACGCCTGGCCCGAAGTGGAGTCCTTCGTCGAGACGCACGCCGGCGCGGACGGGACGGGTGCGGTCTCGCGCGAGGACGCCGTCGGCTTGGACCTCGGCTGTGGCAACTGCCGCCACGCTGAACTATTGGCCCCCTACTGCGAGCGCGTCGTGGGGCTCGACGTCAGTCGCGGGCTGCTCGAGACGGGCCGGGAGCGCGCACGGGAACGGGAGTTCGACGTCGCGCTCTGTCAGGGCGACGCCGCACGGCTGCCGCTTTCGTCCGACACCGTCGATATCGCTGTCTACGTCGCGACGCTGCACCACCTTCCGACCCGGCGAGCGCGTCGGGTCAGCCTCGACGAACTCGCGCGCGTGCTCGACCCCGACGGCCGCGCGGTCGTCAGTGTCTGGTCGACCGCCCACGAGACGTTCGACGAAACCGAGGGCTTCGATACGACCGTCGACTGGACGCTGCCGGGCGGCGAAACCGTGGATCGATTCTACCACATCTACGCTCCCGACGAGTTCGAGGCCGAACTCGCGGCGAGTGCGCTCGAGGTGGTCGACTGGGAGGTCTCGAGCGGGAACTGCTACGCGACGGTGGCCGGGTCGAGGGTGTGATTCGGTGCCGTAAGGGAGGGAAGAAGTGGCCGACTCGAGCGGGTTGACCGAAAACGGAAGGCCCTTAAACACCGAGGAAGAATCGAAGAATGCGCGCGGATGGTCTAGTGGTAGGACCTGAGCCTTCCAAGCTCATGGCCCGGGTTCAAATCCCGGTCCGCGCATTCATTCGGCGAACAACACCGTGAGCCGAATGAATCGGATGAGGGATTTGAATTATACCGAGGTTCTGCGAGCAATGCGAGCAGGTTCTCGGGAGTGGTTCAAATCCCGGTCCGCGCATTTCTGTCCTCAAAAGATCGCATAGCGCTCTTTTTGACCTCGCAAAGCTTCGCTTTGCTTAGCTGCGAGCAATATCGCGAGCGACAGCAATCGTTTGTGGCATTTGAAAGACGGAAGACGTACACTCACGAGTGACGCGTCACTCCACGCTCTCGAGAACGGCTCGCTCGAGCGCCGCAACCCGTCGCGTATCGTCGACCCAGAAGCCGTCGAACGCGCCGGGATCGGTTTCGGTTGCCAGCAGGGCGCTGTTCCAGAGTTCGTCGCCGTCGCCGTCGAAGACAAGAAACCAGCACGAACCGATCTCGTCGCCGGCGTCTGCGTGGATCGTGACGCCCGGGATCGACGGATGATCCCACTCGTCGTCGATGTAGACGTGGATCTCGAGGCCCGATTCGGCGGCGAGGCGATTGTATACGGGGACCATCTTTTCGAGCGCATCAGCACGCTGAAAGCCGACTCGGAGAGTACCGCTTCCGACCCGCCACGCGCGGTTTTCGATCTCGCGACTGACTGCGAGCAGCCGTCGGCGGTCGAGATCGTGCCACAGCATCGACTCGAAAATATCGACCACGCGCCGGTAGGTGGTCTCGTCCAGACGCTCGTCCCACGGGTCGTGGATCGGCGGCTCTATGAACTCCCGGATGGCGTCGAGATCGACCGCCGCGACGAACGCTGCATCCTCGCGAACGACGAGGAAGGCCTGGCTTTCGGCCGTTACGTCCGGAAGAGTGCGGTGCTCGACTTCCTCGACACCGATCTCCGCCTCGAGTCGGTCGACAACCGCCGGTCGCGGTGACGGAGCGTAGACGACGATCGACCGGTTCGATCGGGTGTAGCGGTCGACGTAGGCGGAGAGTGACATCTGAGATCTCGTGTGTCCGTGATCGTCGGATAGGTTCCGGTATCAGGTACCGGTTTCGGCCTCGCAGGCTCGAGCGATCACGTCGCGAACCAGTTCGGGACAGGAATCCAGCGAGAGGGTCTCCGTCTCCTCATCGTGTCGTACTACGCCGGTTTCGACGAGTCGCGGAACGTGGGTGTGTACGAGGTTCGAGTACTGGTTGGTCCGACATTGGGGTTCGACGATCCCGCCGTCCGTCGCGTGGATCCAGCCGGTGATGACGTCGGCGACTTCCGACAGCGAGGCCGTCCCGTGCTCGAGCAGGAAGTAACAGACGTACCGACGCGTCCGGTCTCGAAGCGCCAGAAACGCGTCGTCGAGCACCTCCGGGCCCGTGTCCGACCCGGTCGACGGCAGCTGTGGGGGATCCATCTTCGTTACCAGTAGTACCGGTAGCGACGGGAGTCTTTCGCCTTCACTCGCCAGTCAGCACTGGGGACTGCGTCGCGACAATCAATCGAGCACCGGTGGACGGTTCGAACGGAGATCACCCGATGGACAGTTCGAAGGGAGATCAGTCGACTCGATTCTCGGAACCCGCGTCGGCTGAACCGCGATCACATTAGTCCTCGAGCGGCCGGTCGGTGGACCGCCCGTGCAAATCGACGGTCGCGGCGAAGACCGCGCCGAGGACGGTTCCAAACAGGAGGTGGCCGAGCAGACTCTCGATCGCGGCCGTCGGGAACTCGCCGACTGCGCCGCCACCGCCCGCGACATCGGCCCAGACGGGAAGGACGAGCAGCGGGAGTATCGCCCAGACGGCGAGTCCGAAAACGAACCCCGCGCCGACGATCCGGGCCATCGCACCGACTCCGGAGACGGCGTCCGTCTCGACATCGGTCAACAGGATGCCGAGGATCGGATCGCGGGTCACGAGGAGTCCGAACACGAGCCCGAGCCCGATCCCGTGGACGACGTGGACCCCCCAGCCGACGAGTCCGACGGGCTCGAGCCCGTAGATCGAGGGGATCGCGACCTCGACGATCGCGGGGTCGAGAACCCACATGAGGACCCCGAACGCGGCGGCACCGATCGCGCCGCCGAGTGCGCCACCGACCAGCCAGCCGCTGGCTCCACTGATACCAAACGCCGTCGCGTTATCGGTCTCGGTACTCATACCCACGGCTACCACGAGCGTCGGCAAAAGGGTTCGACCGGCATCCACAACCTCGGCGACGCCACCTCGATCACGGCTGGGGAATTCGGGTGGGTCGAACCGACGACTGCGAGTGCAACGCGGAGACCGACGGATCGGGTATCAGGACGACGGCCGCTCGAGCGCGGGTCGATACCCCCGATCTTAGTGTGTTGCGCGCGAACGGTCACAGTGTGGAGTACGAACTACTCGGCTGGCCGCCCGACGGTCCCAAACTCCGGCTCGACTACGAGCGCTTCAGCTACGCTGGGAAGTTCGTCATGACGAACACCGGGAAAGCCGTCGCTCGAGACGCACGCACCGATCTCGACGAGAGCGCTGCGGCCGCGGAAATCGATGGCTCCGTCGCCGAGGTTCCAATCGTCGCGGCCGTCGCGTTCAACCAGGACCGCACCGACGAGGGGACCCTCTGGCTGCGGTACGTGACCGTCGAACGAAGTCGTCGCGGCGAGGGCATCGGTCCGCAACTCCTCGCGCTCGTCCGAGACCGCGCCAGAGAGCGCGGCTACGAGCAACTCCGTATCGCGGTCAACAACCCCTTCGCCTACGAGGCGCTCTACCGAACCGGCTTCGCGTACACGGGCGAGACCACGGGCATCGCCGAACTGGTGCTCGAGTATCCGGTCCCGAGCGACGACGCGGACTCGAGCGAGTTCGAGCGCTACCAGGCCGGTCTCGAGCAGTTTCGAAACCGCGATCTCAGCGACGAAGAAGCACAGTTTCTCGACTCTCGGCGTGACAGTAACCCGCCAGAGAGCGAGTCCAGCGGCTGACCCGACTCGAGCGTTTCGATGGCGCGCGTCGGGGCGGCGAGCGAGCAGCGAGACGCGCCGAAACTCGCGAGGGGCGAGCGAACGGCCCGTGGCCGTGAGCGAGTCGGTTGGGGAGGACGTGGCACTTCATCGTTGCCAGGGAAGCGTTCGTTCGGGCGGTCGTCCACCGGCGTACTACGCCCAGGTGACTGGCAGCGGCCCGCGTCGATACTGGTCTCGAGGCGTGCTTCGTCACGTCGGAGCCGTTCGAGGGAAAAAACGGGGGCGCAAGCGAGATGGCTCTCAGGAGTACAGACACGTGGACAGCGACGACCGGAAGCCAATGATACAAATCCCAGTCCTCCCAAGGAACCGCTAATGGGAAACGCTGCACTTCGGGACATCGCCGTTATCGATGAGATCCCGTTCGACGATATCGAGGGCGTCGTCGCCGTCGACGCACACAACTGGCTCTACCGGTACCTGACGACGACCGTCAAGTGGACCAACAGCGGTAAGTACACCACGAGCGACGGCACCGAGGTCGCGAACCTCATCGGCATCGTTCAGGGACTGCCCAAGTTCTTCGAGCACGATATCGTCCCGGTGATGGTGTTCGACGGCGGCCCCTCCGAACTCAAAGACGACGAGATCGAATCCCGCCGCGAGCAACGCCGCAGCTACGAGGAGCAACTCGAGACCGCCCGCGAGGAAGGCGACCAGGTCGCGATCGCCCAACTCGAGTCCCGAACCCAGCGGCTGACGCCGACGATCCAGGAGACCAGCCGCGAACTCCTCCGGCTGCTTGACGTGCCGATCGTCGAAGCCCCCGCGGAGGGGGAGGCCCAGGCGGCCCACATGGTCAAGCGAGGTGACGCCGACTACGTTGGGTCGGAGGACTACGACGCCTTACTCTTCGGCTCGCCGCGCACCCTGCGTCAACTGACGAGCAAGGGCGATCCGGAACTGATGGACCTCGAGGCCACGCTCGACCATCACGAGCTGACCCTCGAGCAACTGATCGACGCCGCGATCCTCATCGGGACGGACTTCAACGAGGGCGTCTCGGGGATCGGTCCCAAGACGGCGATCAAAGCGATTACCGAGCACGGGGATCTCTGGAGCGTCCTCGAGGCCCGCGGTGCCCATATCGAGTACGGCGACCGCGTCCGCAAGCTGTTTCGCGATCCGAACGTGACCGACGACTACGAGTTCGAGACGACGCTCGATCCGGACCTCGAGGCCGCAAAGGAGTACGTCTGCGAGGAGTGGGCAGTCGATGCCGACGAAGTCGCCCGCGGCTTCGAACGGATCGAGGAGGGCGTCACGCAGACGGGGCTCGATCGCTGGACCTGATCCGACGATCGGTTCGCCGCGAGCAAAAAACGGTCCGAAGAGGACCGTCCGTGAACCGCGTTGCTACGCGTCTTCGGCGAGATAATCCCGAACCCGACGAGCCTGCGGATAGGTGAACGTGACCGTTCCATGTAACACCGACGGCGTCGAGAGCGGTTCGACCGGGGCGAACTGCTGGTACCGCGATCCCTCGGGGAAGTCGAACTCGACTGTCTCGACCTCGGCCTCGTACAGTTCGCTGACGAAGGGCAACGGGAACTCGAGGAGTTCGCTGATCTGCGCCCGTCCACCCGCTGGCTCCGGAAGCTGGCGGTGGGCGTAGTAGTGGAGGTGGCCGGTGAGCGTGTCGATCTGGTCGTCACCGACGGTGGCTTCGGCTTCGATGACAGGCTTGCCGTCGACGGAGAGCGTCGAGACCAACTCGCCGTCATCCTCCTCCCACGCACACGTGCCGGCCTGCGTCGGAATCCCACCGCTCTCTCGGGTGTACACCTGCATCTGCGGCGAATCGTTCCAGTAACCGACCCAGAACCGGCCGGGGACCGGCATCTCGCCCTGCGCTTCGCTGATCGCGGTGCTGTCGTGATCCGCTATCTCGACCGTCAGGTAGGTCAACGTGTACGGCTCGAGGTGGCTCGTCTGGGTCGTCGACGGCACCCGATACATGTTCATCTGTACGAGGTTGTTCGGGTGGGGCTCGAGTCCGGGCGGCAAGACGGAGTCGAGCACCTCGGGGTCGGCCTCGTAGCCGACGATGAGCATTCGCGCGTTCTTGATCAACTGCGGCGACGGAACGGCAGTTCCGGGCGGCATGCCGGCGTACGTCTCGGGGTCGAATTGGTGGTCAGTCATGGATCTGAATCGGGTTACTTGTTCGCCTCGACGCCGAAGTCCTCGGGTGCGAGAACGTCGGGAAGCGGGTCGTCTCGGACGCCGCGAATATCCTCGAGCACCGGCTTCAGATAGGCGCGGAACAGTTCGGGTCGCTCGCTCATCGGGAAGTGGCCGGTGGCCTTCATCTCGTGGGCCGTCGCCCCTTCACCGATCGCGTCGGCGGCTTCTCGGGCGTCGTCGGGGTTCGTCAGGTAATCGTACTCGCCGTTGAGCAGGTACATGCGAACCTGCTCGGCGTCGATATCGTCGGCGGAATCACTGTAGTCGTGATCCGCGGAGTAGTAGTGGAGGTCTCCCTTGAGGACGCCATTAGCGCCCTGCTCGTACAGATAGAGCGTTTCCCGCCGGGCCCACTCCGGTCCGTGGGGCGCCATTAGTCCCCAGGTCGCGTGCGAGTTGACGTCGTTCGCATTGACGTGTGGGTGGTCGAGCCACTGGATGTAGAACCCGGGCGTAAACAGCCCAACCTCGAGCCCGATGAGGGCCCGGAATCGCTCCGGATACCAGTCTGCGAGTTCGAGCGTGATCGTTCCGCCCATGCTCGAGCCGATGAACACGGGGTCCTCGAGGTCGAGCGCGTCGGCGATGGAGACGATCGTCTCCGCGAATCGCTCGCCGGTGAGATCGTACTGCTCGGTCCACCACGATTCGCCCGACGGTGGAACCGACTTCCCGTGTCGCGGCAAGTCGTAGGCGATGACACGGAAATGTTCAGTGATCTCGTCGTCGTTCAACACGTGCCGCCACTGTTGGTTGTTACACCCGGCCGTGTGCTGACAGAGTAAGGGAATCCCGTCTTCGGGCCCGGCTGCCTCGTAGTAGATGCGGTGGTCCACACCCTCGAGGTCGACGGTAACGTACTGCCCGTCGATCGGTTCGTTCGACACCTCTGTCGGTCGAGTGGATCCCTCGGTCCGCGGTTGGCCGCCGTTGTGAGCCGTCCGCATCAGATCCAGCGCGCGCTGGAACGGCCGGAAGTTCTGGAAGATCGCTTTGTGGTTCCCGACGAGGTCGAA
Above is a window of Natronorubrum tibetense GA33 DNA encoding:
- a CDS encoding GNAT family N-acetyltransferase: MEYELLGWPPDGPKLRLDYERFSYAGKFVMTNTGKAVARDARTDLDESAAAAEIDGSVAEVPIVAAVAFNQDRTDEGTLWLRYVTVERSRRGEGIGPQLLALVRDRARERGYEQLRIAVNNPFAYEALYRTGFAYTGETTGIAELVLEYPVPSDDADSSEFERYQAGLEQFRNRDLSDEEAQFLDSRRDSNPPESESSG
- the fen gene encoding flap endonuclease-1, translated to MGNAALRDIAVIDEIPFDDIEGVVAVDAHNWLYRYLTTTVKWTNSGKYTTSDGTEVANLIGIVQGLPKFFEHDIVPVMVFDGGPSELKDDEIESRREQRRSYEEQLETAREEGDQVAIAQLESRTQRLTPTIQETSRELLRLLDVPIVEAPAEGEAQAAHMVKRGDADYVGSEDYDALLFGSPRTLRQLTSKGDPELMDLEATLDHHELTLEQLIDAAILIGTDFNEGVSGIGPKTAIKAITEHGDLWSVLEARGAHIEYGDRVRKLFRDPNVTDDYEFETTLDPDLEAAKEYVCEEWAVDADEVARGFERIEEGVTQTGLDRWT
- a CDS encoding DICT sensory domain-containing protein — encoded protein: MSLSAYVDRYTRSNRSIVVYAPSPRPAVVDRLEAEIGVEEVEHRTLPDVTAESQAFLVVREDAAFVAAVDLDAIREFIEPPIHDPWDERLDETTYRRVVDIFESMLWHDLDRRRLLAVSREIENRAWRVGSGTLRVGFQRADALEKMVPVYNRLAAESGLEIHVYIDDEWDHPSIPGVTIHADAGDEIGSCWFLVFDGDGDELWNSALLATETDPGAFDGFWVDDTRRVAALERAVLESVE
- a CDS encoding DUF5793 family protein → MRREHFTLDVSNVDWVETDGEPSKPSVSINFTGPATMLRERLTGSDGDVLEASETDVALRLQEPLGSDAAGVVSVTNRVTGEFILELNEAADDVLTFIRAARGYGEDATEDEGRYEVEITLDGDHFVTYDKGTFLVYDDEGNLLRQHSLIPSGVEL
- a CDS encoding class I SAM-dependent methyltransferase — translated: MADQQDRPDACDVDRRVAVRDTYDRIATHFASTREYAWPEVESFVETHAGADGTGAVSREDAVGLDLGCGNCRHAELLAPYCERVVGLDVSRGLLETGRERAREREFDVALCQGDAARLPLSSDTVDIAVYVATLHHLPTRRARRVSLDELARVLDPDGRAVVSVWSTAHETFDETEGFDTTVDWTLPGGETVDRFYHIYAPDEFEAELAASALEVVDWEVSSGNCYATVAGSRV
- a CDS encoding DUF7344 domain-containing protein, whose translation is MDPPQLPSTGSDTGPEVLDDAFLALRDRTRRYVCYFLLEHGTASLSEVADVITGWIHATDGGIVEPQCRTNQYSNLVHTHVPRLVETGVVRHDEETETLSLDSCPELVRDVIARACEAETGT
- a CDS encoding acetoacetate decarboxylase family protein; amino-acid sequence: MTDHQFDPETYAGMPPGTAVPSPQLIKNARMLIVGYEADPEVLDSVLPPGLEPHPNNLVQMNMYRVPSTTQTSHLEPYTLTYLTVEIADHDSTAISEAQGEMPVPGRFWVGYWNDSPQMQVYTRESGGIPTQAGTCAWEEDDGELVSTLSVDGKPVIEAEATVGDDQIDTLTGHLHYYAHRQLPEPAGGRAQISELLEFPLPFVSELYEAEVETVEFDFPEGSRYQQFAPVEPLSTPSVLHGTVTFTYPQARRVRDYLAEDA
- a CDS encoding alpha/beta fold hydrolase, translating into MTTDTLASEEWWNEYRTVVNADPEMKLHGRDAFDDDFLIGIGEEHFLVEMQSGEVQDVRTPGLDDAWSFGVVGPREAWEEFVSEVPQPHHNEVFASFYRTAVKGEEGYFDLVGNHKAIFQNFRPFQRALDLMRTAHNGGQPRTEGSTRPTEVSNEPIDGQYVTVDLEGVDHRIYYEAAGPEDGIPLLCQHTAGCNNQQWRHVLNDDEITEHFRVIAYDLPRHGKSVPPSGESWWTEQYDLTGERFAETIVSIADALDLEDPVFIGSSMGGTITLELADWYPERFRALIGLEVGLFTPGFYIQWLDHPHVNANDVNSHATWGLMAPHGPEWARRETLYLYEQGANGVLKGDLHYYSADHDYSDSADDIDAEQVRMYLLNGEYDYLTNPDDAREAADAIGEGATAHEMKATGHFPMSERPELFRAYLKPVLEDIRGVRDDPLPDVLAPEDFGVEANK